The Candidatus Abyssobacteria bacterium SURF_5 region ACTGCCGATTGCGTGCCCGTCTTCCTCTATGATCCGGCGACGCCTGCCGTCGGCATCGTCCATGCCGGCTGGCGCAGCACCGCCAAATCAATTGTCGCTCTCGCGGTCCAGCGAATGATTTCCGAATTTCGCGCCGGTCCGCGAAACATATGGGCCGCGATCGGGCCATCCATCGGGCAGTGCTGCTATGAGGTCGGGCGAGACGTGTACGACGAATTCAATTCGGCCTTCGCGTATGGCGCGTCGCTCTTCGAGAAGAACGGCGCGCGGACGTGGCGTCTCGACCTGTGGCAGGCGAACCGAATGCAATTGCTCGAGACTGGTGTGCCGGAGAACCAGATCATCTCACATGACCTCTGCACCTTCTGCAATTCGGATCGCTTCTTCTCCGCCCGCAAGCACGGCGCGCACTCCGGCCGCATCCTTTCGCTGATCGCCCTCCGCACGTAAAATTCAACCACCAAGGCACGAAGACACCAAGAAAGAGAGGAGAACCACAAAGGCACTCAGATTCACACGGATATTGGAAGCGAGTAAACGCCAATGTAGGGGCACGGCGTGCCGTGCCCG contains the following coding sequences:
- the pgeF gene encoding peptidoglycan editing factor PgeF, giving the protein MTNNPDSIVPAFPSEPPFDRIAAGFTTRQTVKKNPHPHEAEPAAHDAHELRRAACEALGLDLHSFTSGKQVHGKNVVLVTESERGRGALDYYRGIPETDALVTDMPGVPIGVFTADCVPVFLYDPATPAVGIVHAGWRSTAKSIVALAVQRMISEFRAGPRNIWAAIGPSIGQCCYEVGRDVYDEFNSAFAYGASLFEKNGARTWRLDLWQANRMQLLETGVPENQIISHDLCTFCNSDRFFSARKHGAHSGRILSLIALRT